The nucleotide sequence CGAGACGCTCAAGCGCGTCCACCTGGAGCTGGGCGGCAAAGCCCCCGTGGTGATCTTCGACGACGCCGACCTGGCCGCGGCCGCGGAGTCCCTGCGCACCGCCGGGTACTGGAACTCCGGGCAGGAGTGCGGGGCCGGCTGCCGGGTCATCATCCACGAATCCGTCGCCGAACGGTTCGCGAACCTGCTGGTCGAGCAGGTGTCCACCCTGGTCGTCGGCGAGCCCGGGGCCGGCGCCGACGTGGAGATCGGTCCGATGATCTCCAAGGACCACTACGAGCGGGTCCTGGCCCATCTCGAGCGCGCGAAGGATGCCGGGGCCAAGGCCGCCATCGGCGGCGGCGCGCTGGAAGGCCCCGGCTACTTTGTGGCCCCCACCGTGCTGGTGGACGTCCCCGAAGGGGCCGCCTGCACCCTGGAGGAGATCTTCGGCCCCGTCGTCACCGTGGAGACCTTCACCGAGGAGGAGGGCGCGGTCCGACGGGCCAACGAGGTGCCCTTCGGTCTCTCGGCCTCGGTGTGGACGCTCAACGCCCAGCGCAGCCACGACATCGCCTCCCGCCTGGACGCCGGCACCGTCTGGGTCAACTCCCACCTGGTGCTGGCCACCGAGATGCCCTGGGGCGGATTCAAGGGCTCCGGCTACGGCCGCGACCTCTCCGCCTACGCCCTGGACGACTACTCCCGCACCAAGCACGTCATGCACCACACCGGACGCTGAACCACGTCCACCGGCAACTGGGCGCCGTCACCGATGTTCCCCCTCACCCCGCTGGGTGAAGGGGAACATCGATGACGGCCGTCCCTGACCCCGGCCCGGCCAACCCGGCCAAGGCCGACACAGAACAACCTCAGCGAAAGCGACCCCGCCGCGCACCCGTGGCGCCGCCCAGTTGTCTGCTCATCATTGTTCGCCGTTGCCTCCGGCACGAGGTCGTGTCAGGTGGTGACGCCCGGCATCGGAGGCCGGCTCAAGACGTCCAGGAGAAGGAATATGCGCTCAACCAGCACCCGGACAGTACCGGTCACCGAGCTACGTCGAGGCGACCGAATCGAAGCCCGGAACAGCTACCAGCAGCGATACGTAGGAGTCGTCGACACCGTCGCCCGAGAACTGGGCATGGTCTGGATCCGCGAAACCCACCTGGGCGAGAGGAAGCTGCTCGATCCCAGCGAGCACCAGTTGTACCGCTGCCCCGCCTGACCCGGCTCCACCCATCACTGCAGCATCCTGCAATGCTCCCCGAACCCGACGGTGCACCAGTGTCCCTCGCAAGCAAAAGGGGAGCGGTGCCCGCACTGGAGTCGACCAGGAGCCCAGTGAGTGCACGGCTTGGGATCGACGACGTCCTCGGAGCGGCTCTCCAGCAGGGGACCCAGGGCATGAACCTGGCCCGGCAGGCCGCTCTGCGGGCGGGGCTGCCGGTGTCGGTGCCCGGGATGACGGTGGACCGGCAGTGCGCCTCCGGGTTGATGGCCATCGCCTTGGGTGCCCGGATGATCCAGGGCGGGAACGCGGAGGTGGTCGTGGCCGGGGGAGCGGAGTCCGTGTCCCTGGTGCAGAACAAGCACTTCAACGGCCACCGGTCCCAGGATCCGTGGCTGCAGGAGAACGTCCCTGGCCTGTACTCCAGCATGCTCGAGACCGCGGAGGCGGTGGCCGACCGCTATCGCGTCTCCCGCGAGGCGCAGGACGAGTACGCCGCGGAGTCCCAGCGCCGCACCGTCGCAGCCCAGCAGCAGGGGGCCTTCGACGCCGAGATCGTTCCCCTACCCACTCACAAGCTGGTGTTGCAGGACGGGCAGCCGGAACCGACGCCCGGCATCTTGACTCTCGATGAGGGCAATCGGCCCGGCACCACCACCGACTCCCTGGCCGGGCTGCCCCCGGTGCTCGACCGGGATGGGAAGCACCCGGGACGGTTCAGCATCACCGCGGGCAACGCCTCCCAACTCTCCGACGGGGCCGCCGCGGTGGTGCTGATGGACGCTGCTACAGCGTCCGCACGTGGTCTCGAGCCGCTGGGCGTCTTCCGCGGCGTGGCCGTCACCGGGTGCGAACCCGACGAGATGGGCATCGGACCAGTCACCGCGGTGCCGAAACTGCTGGCCCGGCACGGCCTGACCGTCGACGACATCGGCGTGTGGGAACTCAACGAGGCCTTCGCCTCCCAGACCCTCTACTGTCGCGACACCTTGGGCATCGATCCGGAACGACTCAATGTCGACGGCGGCGCCATCTCCATCGGCCACCCCTACGGGATGTCTGGTGTCTGGATGGCCGGTCGCGCCTTGCACGCACTCCGCAATACGGGCGGAGAGTACGCCGTGGTCACCATGTGCATCGGCGGCGGCATGGGCGCCGCCGGACTCTTCGAAACTCTTTGACCCATCGGAGCATGGCGATCACACACTCACACTCAATCGCTGCGACCAGTCTTAACCATGAAGCGGCACTGACGTGAAGAGCCTCCAGCGAAGGACTCTGAGGGCGCGCAGGGTAGGTGATGTCACCGTCCCCGTTTGATGCTTTGAGCGGCCCAGGGGAGTGTCATATAGGCGTCCTGAGCCTACGGGGGACGGGACGGCGCCCCAAGGCGGTCATTTTGCAGGAGATTCGGGCACCCCGAAGGAATCTTCCTGGGTGCCCGGGTTGGTCAAACTGCGACCGGGGCCGATCGTGCCACGACCCCGCGGCGTC is from Kocuria rosea and encodes:
- a CDS encoding thiolase family protein, which gives rise to MSARLGIDDVLGAALQQGTQGMNLARQAALRAGLPVSVPGMTVDRQCASGLMAIALGARMIQGGNAEVVVAGGAESVSLVQNKHFNGHRSQDPWLQENVPGLYSSMLETAEAVADRYRVSREAQDEYAAESQRRTVAAQQQGAFDAEIVPLPTHKLVLQDGQPEPTPGILTLDEGNRPGTTTDSLAGLPPVLDRDGKHPGRFSITAGNASQLSDGAAAVVLMDAATASARGLEPLGVFRGVAVTGCEPDEMGIGPVTAVPKLLARHGLTVDDIGVWELNEAFASQTLYCRDTLGIDPERLNVDGGAISIGHPYGMSGVWMAGRALHALRNTGGEYAVVTMCIGGGMGAAGLFETL